One Candidatus Hydrogenedentota bacterium DNA segment encodes these proteins:
- a CDS encoding glycoside hydrolase family 2 has translation MMLKHAPALLLMMSLLSLAAAADDLERRFQNPPEATKPRCYWYWMDGHISKEGVTRDLEAMRHAGIGGAYIGVISGESGMEATDGPPALSDEWWAFIEHAVREGGRLGIDIGVFNSPGWSQSGGPWVRPEQAMRHVMLPETRLRGPQHFEGKLPAPEGPFQDVAVLAFPAPAGDGVAAAETARTPRSVSFDMAEPFTARSVTVRPVKAVNVSAELLVSDDGREFRPVKKFTVDRHNINVNVGPVPLAPVIAAFPAVTARHFRLDFSGDCEVGEVLLSPAARVESHAEKSLQKMFQDPLPPFDFYSWEPQAEPESAEFAVDAGAVLDLGGMMREDGTLVWDVPEGDWLVLRAVMAPTGTKNAPSPPEATGLEVDKMSRAALKTHFDAYVGNLLDRMPPEERTALKYVVADSYEMGPQNWTDGFAERFQARYGYDPVKWLPALTGRVVGGTAQTDRFLWDLRRLVADMVSDEYVGGLSELCNAQGLKMWLENYGHWGFPGEFLQYGGACDEISGEFWVTGDLGTIELRDAASAAHIYGKPVVWAEAFTGGPAFANAPRDLKARGDWAFCEGINQFVLHVNIHQPWEDKKPGINAWFGTEFNRHNTWFNRMQPWVDYLRRSTVMLQSGLHVADVAYFIGEDAPKMAGERRPALPAGHDYDYINADVIEHRLEVRDGRFVLPDGMSYRLLVLPESKTMRPALLKKIKELAAAGGAVFGPAPERSPSLENYPACDAEVAGLAAELWGGGKVMSGDSLDAAFAQLGLTPDVVCPDGFLWKHRRDGDRDVYFLTNQTPEARSETISFRVDSRLPELWWPETGRIGEAPAFTLADGRVDVPIHFDMHGSVFVVFQKPAKESRTAAPAPAAETVLTQITGPWKVEFPGGKETFKELVSWHTHSDPAIKYFSGEAVYRTTFDLSGAGEGALLDLGEVHALAVVAVNGREVATLWKSPYRVDIGPALRPGKNELAVTVVNTWNNRLVGDAQRGAKNPTTFITTKSVKFNTPLQPSGLLGPVRLVRE, from the coding sequence ATGATGTTGAAACATGCGCCCGCCCTCCTCCTCATGATGTCGCTGCTCTCCCTGGCCGCCGCGGCGGACGACCTGGAGCGGCGTTTCCAAAACCCGCCGGAGGCGACAAAGCCGCGCTGCTACTGGTACTGGATGGATGGCCACATCTCGAAGGAGGGCGTCACCAGGGACTTGGAGGCCATGCGGCACGCCGGCATCGGCGGCGCCTACATCGGCGTCATCAGCGGAGAGAGCGGCATGGAGGCCACGGACGGCCCCCCGGCGCTGTCGGACGAGTGGTGGGCCTTCATCGAGCACGCCGTGCGCGAGGGCGGCCGGCTCGGCATTGACATCGGCGTGTTCAACTCCCCCGGCTGGAGCCAGTCCGGCGGGCCCTGGGTGAGGCCGGAGCAGGCGATGCGCCATGTCATGCTGCCGGAAACGCGTCTGCGCGGACCGCAACACTTCGAGGGAAAACTGCCCGCGCCGGAGGGCCCCTTCCAGGATGTCGCCGTGCTGGCCTTCCCGGCCCCGGCGGGCGACGGCGTGGCCGCCGCGGAGACGGCGCGCACGCCCCGGAGCGTCTCCTTCGACATGGCGGAGCCCTTCACCGCGCGCAGCGTGACCGTCCGGCCCGTGAAGGCCGTCAATGTGTCCGCGGAACTGCTGGTGTCGGATGACGGGCGCGAATTCCGCCCCGTGAAAAAGTTCACCGTGGACCGCCACAATATCAACGTCAATGTCGGCCCCGTGCCCCTGGCGCCGGTCATCGCCGCCTTCCCGGCGGTCACGGCGCGCCACTTCCGGCTGGATTTCTCCGGGGACTGCGAGGTGGGGGAGGTGCTGCTGTCGCCCGCCGCGCGGGTGGAAAGCCACGCGGAAAAGTCGCTCCAGAAGATGTTCCAGGACCCCCTGCCGCCCTTTGACTTCTACTCGTGGGAGCCGCAGGCCGAGCCCGAATCGGCAGAGTTCGCGGTGGACGCGGGCGCGGTCCTCGATCTCGGCGGCATGATGCGGGAGGACGGCACCCTGGTCTGGGACGTGCCCGAAGGGGACTGGCTGGTGCTACGCGCGGTCATGGCGCCGACAGGCACGAAAAACGCCCCATCCCCGCCGGAGGCCACGGGCCTCGAAGTGGACAAGATGAGCCGCGCCGCCCTCAAGACCCACTTTGACGCCTATGTGGGCAATCTTCTGGACCGCATGCCGCCTGAGGAACGCACCGCCCTGAAGTATGTGGTGGCGGACAGCTACGAGATGGGCCCCCAGAACTGGACGGACGGTTTCGCGGAACGCTTCCAGGCGCGCTACGGCTATGACCCGGTGAAATGGCTGCCCGCGCTGACGGGCCGGGTTGTCGGCGGCACCGCGCAGACCGACCGGTTCCTGTGGGACCTGCGCAGGCTCGTGGCCGACATGGTGTCGGACGAGTATGTCGGCGGCCTCAGCGAGCTCTGCAACGCTCAGGGCCTGAAAATGTGGCTTGAAAACTACGGCCACTGGGGATTCCCCGGCGAGTTCCTCCAGTACGGTGGCGCGTGCGACGAAATCAGCGGCGAGTTCTGGGTCACCGGCGACCTGGGCACCATCGAACTGCGCGACGCGGCCTCGGCGGCGCACATCTACGGCAAGCCCGTGGTCTGGGCCGAGGCCTTCACGGGCGGTCCCGCGTTCGCCAACGCGCCCCGCGACCTGAAGGCCCGCGGCGACTGGGCCTTCTGCGAGGGCATTAACCAGTTCGTGCTGCACGTGAACATCCACCAGCCCTGGGAGGACAAGAAACCGGGCATCAACGCGTGGTTCGGCACGGAGTTCAACCGGCACAACACCTGGTTCAACCGCATGCAGCCCTGGGTGGATTACCTGCGCCGCAGCACCGTGATGCTCCAGTCGGGCCTGCACGTCGCCGACGTGGCCTATTTCATCGGCGAGGACGCGCCGAAAATGGCCGGTGAGCGCAGGCCGGCACTGCCCGCCGGGCATGACTATGACTACATCAACGCGGATGTGATCGAGCACCGCCTTGAAGTCCGCGACGGGCGCTTTGTCCTGCCCGACGGCATGAGTTACCGGCTGCTTGTCCTGCCGGAGTCGAAGACCATGCGGCCCGCGCTGCTGAAGAAAATCAAGGAGCTCGCCGCAGCGGGCGGTGCGGTCTTCGGGCCCGCGCCCGAGCGCTCCCCCAGCCTGGAGAACTATCCGGCCTGCGACGCGGAGGTGGCGGGACTGGCCGCCGAGCTTTGGGGCGGCGGAAAGGTGATGAGCGGCGACAGTCTCGATGCGGCCTTTGCGCAACTGGGGCTGACGCCCGATGTGGTCTGCCCGGACGGTTTTCTGTGGAAGCACCGCCGGGACGGTGACCGGGACGTCTATTTCCTCACGAACCAGACCCCGGAGGCGCGGAGCGAAACCATTTCCTTCCGTGTGGACAGCCGTCTACCCGAACTGTGGTGGCCCGAAACCGGCCGCATCGGAGAAGCCCCGGCTTTCACCCTTGCCGACGGCCGCGTGGACGTGCCCATTCATTTCGACATGCACGGCTCCGTCTTTGTCGTCTTCCAGAAACCGGCCAAGGAAAGCCGGACAGCCGCCCCCGCCCCCGCGGCCGAAACAGTCCTCACGCAAATCACCGGGCCGTGGAAAGTCGAGTTCCCCGGTGGGAAGGAGACCTTCAAGGAGCTTGTTTCCTGGCACACGCACAGCGATCCGGCCATCAAGTACTTCTCCGGCGAGGCGGTTTACCGGACCACCTTTGACCTCTCCGGGGCGGGCGAAGGCGCGCTTCTCGACCTCGGCGAAGTA
- a CDS encoding Gfo/Idh/MocA family oxidoreductase, which produces MIAQFLQMHGGYKITSLADYFPEVSLAAGERFGVPKTRCFSGLMGYKRLLESGVDAVFLETPPCFFPEHGMAAVEAGCHVYMAKPVACDVPGCLRVREAAQKAKDRGTVFFVDFQIRTNPLIAQGIEKVRNGEIGPIGMLRSLWIDTGYSDPEFTGTIESRLQRLIWVNDNALGGGYHVCAAIHIIDEALWLVGENPASAVGVSRAVRGDPQGDSHDAYAITYEFANGAVLNHFGDHRKTNNFDLRCTAHCRDGYLELGYNGRVLLHQRNGDWGGEVKDLYEGGTKRNIATFHDDILAGNRENTTVEPSVNAALASILGRDAAAKKTRMTWDEMMTANRRLTPNLEGLKM; this is translated from the coding sequence ATGATAGCCCAATTCCTCCAGATGCACGGGGGCTACAAGATCACGTCCCTGGCGGATTATTTTCCGGAGGTATCCCTTGCCGCGGGGGAGCGGTTCGGGGTTCCCAAAACACGGTGTTTTAGCGGGCTGATGGGGTATAAGCGCCTTCTGGAAAGCGGGGTTGACGCCGTTTTTCTGGAGACGCCGCCCTGTTTTTTCCCGGAGCACGGCATGGCGGCGGTGGAGGCCGGATGCCATGTCTATATGGCCAAACCGGTTGCCTGTGATGTGCCCGGCTGTTTGCGGGTCCGGGAGGCCGCCCAAAAGGCCAAAGACAGGGGGACGGTTTTCTTTGTTGATTTCCAGATCAGGACGAACCCGCTGATTGCGCAGGGCATTGAAAAGGTCAGGAACGGTGAAATCGGCCCGATCGGCATGCTGCGCTCGCTTTGGATAGACACCGGCTATTCGGACCCGGAGTTCACAGGCACGATAGAAAGCCGCCTGCAACGGCTGATTTGGGTAAATGACAACGCGCTGGGCGGCGGGTACCATGTCTGCGCCGCCATTCACATCATTGACGAGGCCCTGTGGCTGGTTGGGGAGAACCCCGCAAGCGCGGTCGGCGTCTCGCGGGCTGTGCGCGGCGATCCCCAGGGCGATTCGCATGACGCATACGCGATCACCTATGAGTTCGCCAACGGGGCGGTTCTCAACCATTTTGGGGACCACAGGAAGACAAACAATTTCGATTTGCGCTGCACGGCCCACTGCCGGGACGGTTATCTTGAATTGGGCTACAATGGCAGGGTGCTGCTGCACCAACGAAACGGGGATTGGGGGGGCGAGGTGAAGGACCTTTACGAGGGCGGCACAAAACGGAACATCGCCACGTTCCATGATGACATCCTGGCGGGGAATCGCGAAAACACAACGGTGGAGCCCAGCGTCAACGCCGCCCTGGCCTCAATTCTTGGCCGTGATGCGGCGGCGAAAAAAACCCGAATGACCTGGGATGAAATGATGACCGCCAACCGCCGGTTGACGCCCAATTTGGAAGGCCTGAAAATGTGA